One genomic window of Amphiura filiformis chromosome 3, Afil_fr2py, whole genome shotgun sequence includes the following:
- the LOC140147518 gene encoding ATP-binding cassette sub-family C member 9-like produces the protein MEPHLLTVEEFLSNGFVLVGLLFVSVILRSAFNQRHMHWMAVDSVHVRSALQTTVYEKSLRLSTYAISGGEMTMGRITNHMSTDATAMLFLFQWLHHLWAIPIQVVVTLILLYFELGASALIGASVFLIVFPLQMSIAGAVSKIQKDILEFADDRLKHSNELLQGMKLLKLYGWEAIFGDKIEEMRKNEMKQVLKNNTCYSISNFLTLAGPILVTLIAYATYELLNGKPLTPEVTFSSLAFFNLLYAPIYNLPMALAFLANAVVSTRRLQAFLMAPEIDDDTSGNGNEQLQGELECFFSAEVTMEAVSYDDNTPLLYDKPPKMAPGYGAVDQSENKVVQGIETPKTPLGVAVMIKDGVFTWNAESETATLSDINVIIPEGKLTMITGNVGSGKSSLVAAILGEMTTLRGSVQVIQNRLCFAYAAQKAWLINATVRENILFGQSFNPQRYRSVLEACALLPDIDILPAGDKTEIGEKGINLSGGQKQRISVARSLYSHIGLVLLDDPLSALDVHVGSHLFEHGILGMLIKEKRTVILVTHQLQYLRYAAKVIVMKDGRISQQGSFQEVTGQDPELHNQWMDAVSDSDTESLEYKMDASLQQERQQLESLVKSMSMSNDFVTSHGDSEVGKLISAEEMESGSISARVYLYYMNAMGWPLVVLVALSYLTQSGLTLATNFWLSDWSNAGLITNGTTETEYIVGYAALSFTSIAATLVFCVCLLQALFQAANKLHHEMLWNVIAAPMRFFDTTPIGRILNRLSNDTRVIDIKMLESIDNTLYFAIAVLASFVAIAVVTPIFVVLVTPAFIGYYFLQKYYIATSRGLQRLESVTKSPVFAHFSETLGGLVTIRAYKEQVRFNQAILTKVDINNAAYLFLRTANRWLAFRLDLIASGVILIAGIATMISSLEFGVEPSLVGLAIVYALMISNYMNNLVRCATETEIQMNAVERVEYYTNIKREPYSGTRSVGDNWPQKGDISLENISVRYAEDLEPVLNNISLHFNPGEKVGICGRTGSGKSSLSLTLFRLIDTFEGHVFIDGIDISSVQLTTLRQRLAVIPQDPVLFTGTIRWNLDPKGHKPDDELWHSLEIAQLTNIVHSLTKGLDSDITEGGENFSVGERQLFCLARAFLRNSHVLVMDEATASIDTNTEEILQKVVQTAFEDKTVLTIAHRVSTILNCDTIIVMNEGRIMEYGTPETLLADPSSELSALVAANK, from the exons ATGGAGCCACACCTGTTGACTGTAGAGGAATTCTTATCCAATGGTTTTGTGCTTGTCGGTCTCCTATTTGTCTCTGTTATCCTACGATCAGCATTTAATCAAAGGCATATGCATTGGATGGCTGTTGATTCAGTACATGTCCGTTCTGCACTGCAG ACGACAGTTTACGAAAAATCATTACGCCTGTCAACATACGCTATTAGTGGCGGTGAAATGACAATGGGACGTATTACCAATCACATGTCTACAGATGCCACGGCCATGTTATTCCTATTCCAATGGTTACATCACCTGTGGGCAATACCCATTCAA GTAGTCGTCACGCTGATTCTTCTCTATTTTGAACTTGGCGCTTCTGCATTGATAGGAGCGTCtgtgtttttaattgtatttccTTTACAAATGTCCATAGCTGGTGCTGTGTCTAAGATACAAAAGGACATATTG GAATTTGCAGATGACCGATTAAAGCATTCCAACGAACTGTTGCAAGGAATGAAACTGTTGAAGCTGTATGGTTGGGAGGCCATCTTTGGTGATAAGATTGAGGAGATGCGTAAGAATGAGATGAAACAAGTATTAAAGAACAACACGTGCTACAGTATCTCAA ATTTCTTGACGCTAGCTGGTCCCATATTAGTTACACTTATA GCATATGCAACTTACGAGCTATTGAATGGCAAACCTCTGACACCTGAGGTCACATTTTCTTCGCTGGCTTTCTTCAATCTGCTATATGCACCCATATACAATCTTCCGATGGCACTGGCGTTTCTGGCTAATGCCGTTGTCAGCACCAGACGTCTTCAGGCCTTTCTGATGGCACCAGAGATAGATGATGACACTAGTGGAAATGGCAATGAACAG TTACAAGGAGAGTTAGAGTGTTTCTTTTCTGCTGAAGTCACAATGGAAGCTGTGTCTTATGATGACAACACGCCACTTTTGTATGACAAACCACCAAAAATGGCGCCTGGATATGGGGCTGTTGACCAATCCGAAAATAAAGTGGTACAAGGAATTGAAACACCAAAGACACCATTGGGTGTGGCCGTTATG ATCAAAGATGGCGTCTTTACGTGGAATGCAGAAAGTGAAACAGCAACTTTATCTGACATCAATGTGATCATTCCTGAAG GTAAACTGACAATGATCACTGGTAATGTTGGAAGCGGTAAATCTTCTTTAGTTGCAGCTATTTTAGGCGAGATGACAACATTGCGAGGATCTGTCCAAGTCATTCA AAATCGACTTTGTTTTGCTTACGCCGCTCAAAAGGCGTGGTTGATTAATGCAACTGTacgtgaaaatattttatttggacAATCTTTTAACCCCCAAAG GTACAGGAGTGTTTTAGAGGCTTGCGCTTTACTACCAGATATTGATATCTTACCAGCTGGGGATAAAACAGAAATAGGTGAAAAAGGGATAAACTTGAGTGGTGGACAGAAACAACGAATTAGTGTGGCCAGATCACTCTACTCACATATTGGTCTTGTCCTTTTG GACGATCCTTTATCAGCTCTTGATGTCCATGTTGGAAGTCATCTTTTTGAACATGGAATTCTTGGCATGTTGATCAAAGAAAAGAGAACTGTTATACTTGTCACACATCAATTGCAGTACTTGAGGTATGCAGCGAAG GTTATTGTGATGAAAGATGGAAGAATATCCCAGCAAGGAAGTTTTCAAGAGGTAACGGGTCAAGACCCAGAGCTACACAACCAATGGATGGACGCTGTGTCTGACAGTGATACGGAATCATTGGAATACAAGATGGACGCATCCCTACAACAAGAAAGACAACAACTAGAAAGTCTTGTCAAGTCAATGTCTATGTCAAATGACTTTGTTACATCTCACGGTG ATTCCGAAGTTGGCAAGCTAATTAGTGCTGAGGAGATGGAGAGTGGTTCTATCTCTGCACGTGTATACCTATATTACATGAATGCCATGGGATGGCCACTGGTCGTATTGGTAGCTCTCAGTTATCTTACGCAGAGTGGACTTACGTTAGCGACTAATTTCTGGCTTTCTGATTGGTCTAATGCTGGTCTCATAACCAAT GGTACCACTGAGACGGAATATATAGTGGGATATGCAGCATTATCCTTCACCAGTATTGCAGCGACGTTGGttttctgtgtttgtttgttACAGGCTTTATTTCAAGCAGCTAACAAACTTCACCATGAAATGTTGTGGAATGTTATTGCTGCTCCTATGAG GTTTTTCGACACAACACCGATTGGCAGAATACTCAATAGGCTATCGAACGACACCCGTGTTATAGACATT AAAATGCTTGAATCAATCGACAATACGCTATACTTTGCTATCGCTGTCCTTGCGTCATTTGTCGCTATCGCCGTTGTGACTCCTATATTCGTGGTATTGGTAACTCCAGCCTTTATTGGATACTACtttcttcaaaaatattataTAGCTACATCAAG AGGATTACAACGATTGGAGAGTGTTACAAAATCTCCAGTGTTCGCTCACTTTTCAGAGACACTTGGAGGACTTGTTACAATTAGAGCCTACAA AGAGCAGGTCCGGTTTAACCAAGCGATACTGACGAAGGTTGATATCAACAACGCAGCATACTTATTCTTACGCACGGCAAATCGATGGCTAGCTTTCAGATTG GATCTAATAGCATCTGGTGTGATCCTTATTGCCGGTATTGCAACAATGATTAGCTCCCTTGAGTTTGGAGTAGAGCCTAGTCTTGTGGGGTTGGCAATTGTCTATGCTTTGATG ATTTCCAATTATATGAATAACCTTGTTCGATGTGCTACTGAGACTGAGATACAGATGAACGCTGTTGAAAGAGTAGAGTACTACACAAACATCAAGAGAGAACCGTATAGTG GAACGAGAAGCGTTGGCGACAATTGGCCACAGAAAGGGGATATTTCACTAGAAAACATATCGGTACGGTATGCTGAAGATCTTGAACCAGTCCTAAATAATATCAGTCTACATTTCAATCCAGGCGAAAAG GTTGGAATTTGTGGAAGAACTGGAAGTGGAAAATCGTCGCTTTCGCTGACACTTTTTAGACTTATTGATACTTTTGAAG GTCATGTGTTTATTGATGGAATTGATATATCAAGTGTACAGCTAACAACTTTACGCCAACGTCTGGCTGTCATCCCACAAGATCCAGTCTTATTTACTGGAACAATCAG ATGGAACTTGGACCCCAAAGGTCACAAACCTGATGACGAACTGTGGCATTCATTAGAGATAGCACAACTTACCAATATTGTGCACTCTTTGACCAAAGGTTTGG ATTCGGACATAACGGAGGGTGGTGAGAATTTCAGTGTTGGTGAGCGACAGTTATTCTGTTTAGCACGAGCATTTCTCAGGAACTCACATGTATTAGTTATGGATGAAGCTACAGCTTCAATCGACACAAATACG GAGGAAATTTTGCAGAAAGTTGTGCAAACTGCATTTGAAGATAAGACAGTCTTAACAATAGCG CACCGTGTTTCGACAATCCTAAATTGCGACACTATTATTGTTATGAATGAAGGAAGGATTATGGAGTATGGCACCCCAGAAACCTTACTGGCAGATCCAAGCAGTGAATTATCAGCACTTGTTGCAGCGAACAAATGA